One window from the genome of Acinetobacter sp. ANC 7912 encodes:
- a CDS encoding CaiB/BaiF CoA-transferase family protein: protein MSYALKGLKVLDFSTLLPGPFATMYLADLGAEVVHIESPTRPDLLRLVPPYAHGQATAHNYLNRNKQSVALDLKDRNSLELIKAKISDYDIVVEQFRPGVMQRLGLDYSTLAEINPRLIYCSITGYGQTGSYKDKAGHDINYLALSGIAGHSGRVQGGPPPFGIQVADVAGGSMHAIIAILAAVIERQRSGMGQYIDISMTDCAVTLNNMAAAASLAGGVHAQPESGHLNGGTFYDYYHTQDGRYLSVGSLEPQFMQGLAQALELPILLEKGMSMDAQDRAEVKAAIQQKIGSKTLAEWQTIFSSLDVCVEPVLQLDEALHSQLAQERGWVVKVPVKSGEQETEPQLACPIKFSRSSSRYEFIGQALGETKDW from the coding sequence ATGTCTTATGCTCTGAAAGGATTGAAAGTTCTGGATTTTTCTACACTTTTGCCTGGTCCTTTTGCCACCATGTATTTGGCAGATCTCGGTGCGGAAGTTGTGCATATTGAATCACCGACACGACCGGATTTGTTGCGTTTAGTGCCACCGTATGCACACGGACAGGCCACTGCACATAATTATTTGAATCGTAATAAACAATCTGTGGCATTAGATTTGAAAGACCGAAACAGCCTTGAATTAATCAAAGCCAAAATCTCGGACTATGACATTGTCGTAGAACAATTCCGCCCTGGTGTGATGCAACGTTTAGGATTGGATTATTCCACCCTAGCTGAGATTAATCCACGACTGATCTATTGTTCGATTACCGGGTATGGCCAAACGGGTTCCTATAAGGATAAAGCTGGGCACGACATTAATTATCTGGCGTTGTCAGGCATTGCCGGTCATAGTGGTCGGGTGCAGGGCGGGCCACCGCCGTTTGGCATTCAGGTGGCGGATGTCGCCGGTGGTTCTATGCATGCTATCATTGCCATTTTGGCAGCCGTGATCGAACGGCAACGTAGCGGCATGGGACAATATATTGATATTTCCATGACCGATTGCGCGGTAACTCTAAACAATATGGCCGCAGCAGCCAGTTTGGCGGGTGGTGTGCATGCACAGCCAGAGTCGGGTCATCTAAATGGTGGAACCTTTTATGACTATTACCATACCCAAGATGGTCGCTATCTTTCTGTAGGCAGTTTAGAGCCACAATTTATGCAGGGTCTGGCACAAGCATTGGAGCTACCGATCCTGCTAGAAAAAGGTATGTCTATGGATGCACAGGATCGGGCAGAAGTTAAAGCGGCGATCCAGCAGAAAATTGGCAGTAAGACTTTAGCTGAGTGGCAGACTATATTTTCCAGCTTGGATGTCTGTGTCGAACCCGTGTTGCAACTGGACGAAGCTTTACATTCACAGCTAGCCCAAGAACGCGGTTGGGTAGTGAAGGTACCAGTGAAGTCAGGAGAGCAGGAGACCGAACCTCAGCTGGCCTGTCCCATCAAGTTTTCACGTTCCAGTTCACGTTATGAATTTATTGGACAAGCACTAGGTGAAACTAAAGACTGGTAA
- a CDS encoding AraC family transcriptional regulator, translating to MSRDTISIHFVNAALYGVKRLGMDVDTLLSHVGIEAELLHQPKARISPEQYTRFIKMLWMVTQDEHVGFDKQPRRLGTFAIMCQLIIHAKTLGDALELSSQFYKLFGDDWAVTLERDKHEARLVPQIPKDMDPDHFITESMLMIWHGLASWLIERRLPLERVHFNYPRPDHADEYDALFFAPVMQFDMPRTEITFAADYLDLPIRQNEETLEEFLKAAPAQLLVKFKNTNSLTSRIREVLKSQIGEEMPTLNDVASMLYLSPQTLRRRLAAEGKSYQGVKDALRRDAAIHLLLNPDLTLEDVAQQVGFSETSTFHRAFKKWTGVTPGLYRQLHGYH from the coding sequence ATGAGTCGTGATACGATCAGTATCCATTTCGTCAACGCAGCACTCTACGGCGTGAAGCGTCTGGGTATGGATGTCGATACACTTTTGTCTCATGTGGGTATTGAAGCTGAGCTTCTGCATCAGCCAAAGGCACGTATCTCGCCAGAACAATATACCCGTTTTATCAAGATGCTCTGGATGGTAACTCAAGATGAGCATGTCGGCTTTGACAAACAGCCGCGCCGTCTCGGCACATTTGCCATTATGTGTCAGCTGATTATTCATGCCAAAACTCTGGGTGATGCGCTGGAGCTGTCCTCTCAGTTCTACAAGCTGTTCGGTGATGACTGGGCTGTGACCTTGGAACGTGACAAACATGAAGCACGTCTGGTGCCGCAAATTCCGAAAGACATGGACCCGGATCACTTCATTACTGAAAGTATGTTGATGATCTGGCATGGCTTGGCCTCATGGCTGATTGAACGCCGCCTGCCATTAGAACGTGTACATTTTAACTATCCACGTCCAGATCATGCCGATGAATATGATGCGCTGTTCTTTGCACCGGTGATGCAGTTTGATATGCCACGGACTGAAATCACATTTGCAGCGGACTATTTAGACCTGCCAATCCGCCAGAATGAAGAAACCCTGGAAGAATTCCTGAAAGCTGCACCAGCACAGCTGTTGGTAAAATTCAAGAATACCAACTCGCTGACTTCTCGTATTCGTGAAGTGCTGAAGAGCCAGATCGGAGAAGAAATGCCGACCCTGAATGATGTAGCATCCATGCTGTATCTATCGCCACAAACTTTGCGTCGCCGTCTGGCTGCGGAAGGTAAAAGCTATCAGGGTGTGAAAGATGCGCTACGCCGAGATGCTGCAATTCACCTATTATTGAATCCAGATCTGACGCTGGAAGATGTCGCACAACAAGTGGGTTTCAGTGAAACCAGTACCTTCCACCGTGCTTTCAAGAAATGGACCGGGGTTACTCCAGGTCTTTATCGTCAGTTGCATGGTTACCATTAA
- a CDS encoding acetyl-CoA C-acetyltransferase, whose product MSEAYIIDAIRTPRGKGKKDGSLYEVKPITLVTTLLNELKDRHSLDTSKVDDIVLGCVTPIGDQGADIAKTAAIAAGWDNDVAGVQINRFCASGLEAVNMAAQKVRSGWEDLVVAGGVESMSRVPMGSDGGPWALDPETNMACDFIPQGIGADLIATIDGYTRSDVDAFAEQSQKKAAAAQANGHFDKSIVPVKDKAGVVILDKDEFIKPNTTLETLNKLNPSFATMGQMGFDAIALQKYPEVGAVNHVHHAGNSSGIVDGAALVLLASEQAVKEQNLKPRAKVLATALVGADPTIMLTGPAPAARKALAKAGLTIDDIDLFEVNEAFAAVVMRFINEMKVDPAKVNVNGGAIAMGHPLGATGAMILGTLLDELERQGKKRGLATLCVGGGMGIATIIELV is encoded by the coding sequence ATGAGCGAGGCCTACATCATCGATGCCATTCGCACGCCACGCGGCAAGGGGAAAAAGGATGGATCCTTATATGAAGTCAAACCGATTACTTTAGTTACCACTTTACTCAATGAACTGAAAGACCGTCATTCTTTAGATACATCCAAAGTAGATGATATCGTCCTTGGTTGTGTCACACCAATTGGTGACCAAGGTGCTGATATTGCCAAAACAGCAGCTATTGCAGCCGGCTGGGACAATGATGTCGCTGGTGTACAAATCAACCGTTTCTGTGCTTCCGGTCTAGAAGCGGTGAATATGGCAGCACAAAAAGTTCGCTCTGGTTGGGAAGATCTAGTGGTTGCAGGTGGTGTGGAATCCATGTCCCGTGTACCGATGGGCTCCGATGGCGGCCCTTGGGCACTCGACCCGGAAACCAACATGGCTTGTGATTTTATTCCACAAGGCATTGGTGCCGACCTGATCGCGACCATTGATGGTTATACGCGTTCCGATGTCGATGCCTTCGCCGAACAGTCTCAGAAAAAAGCCGCAGCAGCTCAGGCCAATGGTCATTTTGATAAATCAATTGTGCCGGTCAAAGATAAAGCCGGTGTGGTAATTTTGGATAAAGACGAATTCATTAAACCGAATACCACGCTTGAAACTCTCAACAAACTGAATCCAAGTTTCGCCACCATGGGACAGATGGGCTTTGATGCCATCGCCCTACAGAAATACCCGGAAGTCGGTGCAGTGAATCACGTGCATCACGCCGGCAACTCATCCGGCATTGTTGATGGTGCTGCACTGGTCCTACTGGCCTCAGAACAGGCGGTGAAAGAACAGAACCTGAAACCGCGTGCCAAGGTACTAGCGACTGCGCTAGTCGGTGCTGATCCAACGATTATGCTGACTGGCCCTGCACCTGCTGCACGTAAAGCGCTGGCTAAAGCTGGCTTAACGATTGATGATATTGACCTGTTTGAAGTCAATGAAGCTTTTGCGGCTGTGGTGATGCGCTTTATCAATGAAATGAAGGTTGACCCGGCTAAAGTTAATGTGAATGGTGGTGCGATTGCAATGGGTCATCCACTGGGGGCAACTGGTGCCATGATTCTCGGTACTTTGCTGGATGAGCTGGAACGCCAGGGCAAGAAACGCGGTCTGGCAACTTTATGTGTCGGTGGCGGCATGGGCATCGCCACCATTATTGAACTGGTTTAA
- a CDS encoding 3-hydroxyacyl-CoA dehydrogenase NAD-binding domain-containing protein: MSAIQYQKTEDNIVLLTFDSPNQSANTMNADFRAALTEAVNKLKADDNVSGIIFRSAKKTFFAGGDLDELIQATPEHATEFFNMIENMKDQLRYIETRGIPVVATLNGTALGGGWEIALCAHHRIALNDPKTKFGLPEVTLGLLPGGGGIVRTVRLLGLQNAFPLLMEGKKFSVEKAKTLGLIHDTAENLDELLDKAITWIKTNPKSQQPFDIKGYKIPGGSPSSPAIAQMLTIAPAILRDKTKGCYPAPEAIMSAAVEGAQVDVDTALRIESRYFTYLATGQVSKNMIGTFWHGMNSIKSGAHRPKDVTKWQAKKVGILGAGMMGAGIAYVTAGKGIQVILKDVSIEAAEKGKAYSQKLLDKKVSQGRMTAEQRDQILGLIQTTTEAADLQGCDLIIEAVFENQQLKAQVTQEAEQYLATDGVMASNTSTLPISQLAQASQDQAKFIGLHFFSPVDKMQLVEIIKGKNTSNDTLAKAFDFVQQIGKLPIVVNDSRGFFTSRVFGTFIQEGLHLLAEGVHPARIEMAALKAGMPVGPLAIQDEVSLTLTAHITHETRKALQAEGKERPASPADDVIQTMIHQFNRKGKAAGAGFYDYPENGKKQLWSGLSHWNKNTEISEQEMIERFLFVQALDTVRCLEEDVLQSAVEGNIGSIFGIGFPAWTGGAIQYLNQYGLAKALARANVLEKKYGERFKAPELLKKKVAAAETF, encoded by the coding sequence ATGAGCGCTATTCAATATCAAAAAACTGAAGACAATATTGTTCTTCTGACCTTTGACTCTCCAAACCAGTCAGCCAATACCATGAATGCCGACTTCCGTGCAGCACTGACAGAAGCGGTTAATAAATTAAAAGCTGATGATAATGTCAGCGGGATTATCTTCCGTTCAGCCAAAAAGACTTTTTTCGCCGGCGGTGATCTGGATGAGCTGATTCAAGCCACGCCAGAACATGCCACCGAATTCTTCAATATGATTGAGAATATGAAAGACCAGCTGCGCTATATCGAAACCCGCGGTATTCCCGTAGTGGCAACCTTGAATGGCACTGCACTCGGTGGTGGCTGGGAAATTGCCTTATGTGCACATCATCGTATTGCCCTGAATGACCCTAAAACTAAATTTGGCCTGCCAGAAGTCACGTTAGGCTTGTTACCAGGGGGTGGTGGGATTGTACGTACCGTACGACTGTTAGGACTACAAAATGCCTTTCCACTTTTGATGGAAGGCAAGAAATTCAGTGTAGAGAAAGCCAAAACTTTAGGCCTGATTCATGATACGGCCGAGAATCTGGATGAGCTTTTAGACAAAGCAATTACATGGATTAAAACGAATCCTAAGTCTCAGCAACCTTTCGATATTAAAGGCTACAAAATTCCGGGTGGTTCGCCTTCTTCACCTGCTATCGCGCAAATGCTGACCATCGCTCCTGCCATACTGCGCGACAAAACCAAAGGCTGTTATCCAGCACCAGAAGCGATTATGTCAGCTGCGGTCGAAGGTGCACAGGTCGATGTGGATACCGCACTCCGTATTGAATCCCGTTATTTCACCTATCTGGCGACCGGTCAAGTATCTAAAAACATGATTGGCACTTTCTGGCATGGCATGAATAGCATCAAATCTGGTGCTCATCGTCCAAAGGATGTCACTAAATGGCAGGCTAAAAAAGTGGGAATTTTGGGGGCAGGCATGATGGGTGCCGGGATTGCCTATGTCACTGCCGGCAAAGGCATTCAGGTCATCCTTAAAGATGTTTCAATTGAAGCTGCCGAAAAAGGCAAGGCCTATAGCCAAAAACTGCTAGATAAAAAAGTCAGTCAAGGTCGTATGACGGCTGAACAGCGTGACCAGATTTTAGGCCTGATACAAACCACGACAGAAGCAGCCGATCTGCAAGGCTGTGACCTGATCATTGAAGCGGTATTTGAAAATCAGCAATTGAAAGCTCAGGTGACTCAAGAAGCCGAACAGTATTTAGCTACCGACGGCGTCATGGCATCCAATACCTCAACCCTGCCAATTAGCCAACTGGCACAGGCAAGTCAGGATCAAGCTAAATTTATCGGCCTGCACTTCTTTAGCCCGGTCGATAAAATGCAGCTGGTGGAAATCATTAAAGGGAAAAACACTTCGAACGACACCTTAGCTAAAGCATTTGACTTCGTGCAGCAGATTGGCAAGCTGCCAATTGTGGTGAATGACAGCCGTGGTTTCTTTACCAGCCGCGTATTTGGCACTTTTATTCAGGAAGGTTTGCACCTGCTCGCCGAAGGTGTTCATCCAGCACGCATTGAAATGGCAGCCTTAAAAGCCGGTATGCCGGTTGGGCCACTGGCGATCCAGGATGAAGTCTCTTTAACGTTGACTGCGCATATTACCCATGAAACCCGTAAGGCTTTACAAGCCGAAGGCAAAGAACGACCGGCATCCCCTGCTGATGACGTGATTCAAACCATGATTCACCAGTTTAACCGCAAAGGGAAAGCAGCCGGTGCTGGTTTCTATGACTATCCTGAAAATGGTAAAAAGCAGCTTTGGTCGGGCTTGAGTCACTGGAATAAAAACACTGAGATTTCTGAACAGGAAATGATTGAACGTTTCTTGTTTGTGCAGGCACTGGATACAGTACGTTGTTTGGAAGAAGACGTGTTGCAATCTGCTGTAGAAGGGAATATTGGTTCCATCTTTGGGATTGGATTCCCGGCCTGGACGGGTGGTGCGATCCAGTATCTGAACCAGTACGGACTGGCAAAAGCACTGGCACGTGCCAATGTACTGGAAAAGAAATATGGTGAACGCTTTAAGGCACCAGAATTATTAAAAAAGAAAGTCGCAGCGGCTGAAACTTTCTGA
- a CDS encoding MFS transporter, with protein MSHQNTPEKSPWGWKALIIFCVIGGLFMFIFWLAVSNEPDYMPSQQAKKKQQAALQQSNQPASEPTAAEMDMTEEEHAHMDNTHVESNAAHGHSSH; from the coding sequence ATGTCTCATCAAAATACGCCAGAGAAATCGCCTTGGGGTTGGAAAGCACTGATCATTTTCTGCGTGATTGGTGGCTTATTCATGTTTATTTTCTGGTTAGCGGTCAGCAATGAGCCGGACTATATGCCAAGCCAGCAGGCTAAGAAAAAACAGCAAGCTGCCCTGCAGCAATCTAATCAACCTGCATCTGAACCGACTGCAGCTGAAATGGACATGACTGAAGAAGAACATGCTCATATGGATAATACCCATGTTGAATCAAACGCAGCCCACGGTCATTCTTCACATTAA
- a CDS encoding GNAT family N-acetyltransferase — protein sequence MLSSSELRIVSGSWTDLAVDAKPIREAVFIQEQQIALEDEWDAEDSVSIHFVAYLQDQPVATARLLRNNSIGRVAVLKSARGHKVGQRLMQFVMDTARTEGRQFVKLSSQVHAIGFYQALGFQLQGKEYLDCGIPHIDMYLQF from the coding sequence ATGCTAAGTTCATCTGAGTTGCGAATTGTTTCAGGTAGTTGGACTGATCTAGCTGTTGATGCCAAGCCGATTCGTGAAGCCGTGTTTATTCAGGAACAGCAGATTGCGTTGGAAGATGAATGGGATGCTGAAGACTCAGTATCGATCCATTTTGTGGCTTATCTGCAGGATCAACCCGTCGCGACCGCCCGACTGTTAAGAAATAACAGTATTGGCCGGGTAGCAGTGCTGAAATCGGCTCGTGGCCATAAAGTCGGACAACGTCTGATGCAGTTTGTGATGGATACAGCTCGTACCGAAGGTCGTCAGTTTGTGAAACTGTCATCACAAGTTCATGCGATTGGTTTTTATCAGGCGCTGGGCTTTCAGCTTCAGGGTAAGGAATATTTGGATTGTGGTATTCCGCATATTGATATGTATTTACAGTTTTAA
- a CDS encoding SAM-dependent methyltransferase — protein MSTLASLSVQEQQFLETFQQAIESDQFDRLILSQYKGELENLEKMTLRVISLNDQKVLSCLYRYKTQDVTKNYSLSEAIDKVNELLACCKQANLITTSEELQLKKNKKKVMLTRSKSKPVLKDKTEQGHDRVKQRYVDQDALFLKLLGITDQQSQIIPSMARKWKQINKFVEIFSNALSQIKEPKEGLRVVDFGSGKGYLTCALYDYMQKHGQTPWVTGVELNPKMVEFCQNVANQSEFNQLDFFQGDVRTYEPERLDVMIALHACDVATDFAIHTGIRLNAQIIMCAPCCHKELRPQLKAPTVLSPMLQFGIHAGQQAEMLTDTIRALLLKAYGYETKIFEFVALEHTSKNKMILAVKRKDYKEPDQEVLAQIQALKDMYGIQKHSLELLLNNQWDQQGIGCKC, from the coding sequence ATGTCCACTTTGGCGTCTCTCTCGGTGCAAGAACAGCAATTTCTGGAAACTTTTCAGCAAGCCATTGAAAGTGATCAATTTGATCGACTGATTTTAAGTCAGTATAAAGGTGAACTTGAAAATCTGGAAAAAATGACCTTGCGAGTCATTTCATTAAATGACCAGAAAGTATTAAGTTGCCTATACCGCTACAAAACCCAGGATGTCACCAAGAACTATTCTTTAAGTGAAGCCATAGATAAAGTGAATGAATTGCTGGCATGTTGCAAGCAAGCCAATCTGATCACCACATCTGAAGAATTGCAGCTAAAAAAGAACAAGAAGAAAGTTATGCTCACTCGTAGCAAGAGCAAGCCAGTGCTCAAGGACAAAACTGAACAGGGGCATGACCGGGTCAAACAGCGTTATGTCGATCAAGACGCCTTGTTCCTCAAATTGCTCGGGATTACCGATCAGCAGAGCCAGATCATTCCCAGCATGGCGCGTAAGTGGAAACAAATTAACAAGTTCGTAGAAATTTTTTCTAATGCTTTGAGTCAAATCAAAGAACCCAAAGAAGGATTGCGCGTTGTCGATTTTGGTTCAGGAAAAGGTTATCTGACCTGTGCCTTGTATGACTATATGCAAAAGCATGGACAGACGCCGTGGGTGACCGGGGTGGAACTGAATCCGAAAATGGTTGAGTTCTGCCAGAATGTTGCGAATCAATCTGAATTTAACCAGCTGGACTTTTTCCAGGGCGATGTACGCACTTATGAACCGGAACGCCTGGATGTGATGATTGCTTTGCATGCCTGTGATGTGGCGACCGATTTTGCCATTCATACCGGAATTCGCCTCAATGCGCAGATCATCATGTGCGCGCCATGCTGTCATAAGGAATTGCGTCCGCAACTGAAAGCACCAACAGTGCTAAGCCCAATGCTGCAGTTTGGTATTCATGCCGGCCAGCAGGCAGAAATGTTGACCGATACTATCCGTGCTTTGTTGCTAAAAGCCTATGGCTATGAAACCAAAATATTTGAATTTGTGGCACTGGAACATACCAGCAAGAACAAAATGATTCTTGCGGTAAAACGTAAAGACTATAAGGAACCTGATCAGGAAGTGCTGGCCCAGATCCAGGCATTAAAAGATATGTATGGTATTCAGAAACACTCGCTGGAATTATTGTTGAATAATCAATGGGATCAGCAGGGGATTGGCTGTAAATGCTAA
- a CDS encoding hemolysin III family protein, which translates to MSNAPLLQDYDATEERINYMSHGIGAALAVIAGILLVIKGAYLSAGQWFGLWVYALSMIALFSASMLYHMATTADRRYFYKKLDHTAIYYLIAGTYTPFLAIAIPTPKAQYLLIALWVIAILGTLFKFIFIHRFQKLSLAAYLIMGWLALLVMDDMQKYLSVQSLTFLVIGGLAYTVGALFYALKRVRYTHAIWHIFVLIGAGSHFLSIYLYVI; encoded by the coding sequence ATGTCAAACGCACCACTACTCCAAGATTATGATGCAACCGAAGAGCGCATCAACTATATGAGTCACGGGATCGGTGCCGCATTGGCCGTGATTGCTGGTATTCTGCTGGTAATCAAAGGAGCCTATTTAAGTGCCGGACAATGGTTTGGCCTGTGGGTCTATGCACTCAGTATGATCGCGCTGTTTTCTGCATCCATGCTGTATCACATGGCCACTACAGCCGATCGTCGTTATTTCTATAAAAAGCTGGATCACACCGCAATTTATTATTTGATTGCGGGAACCTACACGCCTTTTTTAGCGATTGCGATCCCCACCCCTAAAGCGCAGTATTTGCTGATCGCGTTATGGGTGATTGCCATCCTTGGAACACTCTTCAAGTTCATTTTCATTCATCGTTTCCAGAAACTTTCACTGGCTGCTTACCTGATTATGGGCTGGCTGGCACTGTTAGTCATGGACGATATGCAGAAATACTTATCCGTTCAATCTTTGACCTTTCTCGTAATTGGCGGGCTGGCGTATACTGTGGGTGCATTGTTTTACGCCCTAAAAAGAGTAAGATATACGCACGCTATCTGGCATATTTTTGTATTGATAGGCGCAGGATCACATTTTCTGTCTATCTATCTTTACGTGATTTAA
- a CDS encoding MFS transporter, with the protein MASSNTAALPAQNSKFRVLTASLVGTTIEFFDFYIYATAAVIIFPHLFFPASTDPTTATIQSLATFAIAFIARPIGAALFGHLGDRIGRKATLVAALLTMGLSTVAIGLLPTYQQIGIVAPLLLALCRLGQGLGLGGEWSGAVLLATENAPDGKRAWYGMFPQLGAPLGFILATGSFLTLGAFMSEAQFMQWGWRIPFICSSLLVIMGLWIRLKLHETPAFQKVLSKQKEVNVPFVQVFKKHSGMLVLGTIAAICTFVVFYLTTVFALNWGTTKLGYSRAEFLELQLIATLCFAAFIPLSAVFAEKFGRKTTSIGVCIISAIFGLFFADMLESGSTVVVFLFLCIGLAIMGLTYGPIGTVLSEIFPTSVRYTGSALTFNLAGIFGASFAPLIATKLATGYGLYAVGYYLTAASILSLLAFLLIRETKNDDVNNQI; encoded by the coding sequence ATGGCGTCGTCAAATACTGCTGCTCTACCAGCACAAAATTCAAAATTTCGCGTTTTAACAGCAAGTTTAGTGGGTACAACAATCGAGTTCTTCGATTTCTATATCTATGCCACTGCTGCTGTGATTATTTTTCCACACTTGTTCTTCCCTGCAAGTACGGATCCAACGACAGCGACCATTCAGTCTCTGGCAACCTTCGCGATTGCATTTATCGCACGTCCAATTGGTGCAGCCCTGTTCGGCCACCTCGGCGACAGAATCGGGCGTAAAGCCACCCTGGTTGCAGCCTTGCTAACCATGGGTCTCTCTACAGTTGCGATTGGTCTGCTGCCAACTTATCAACAGATTGGTATCGTTGCGCCATTATTGCTGGCACTGTGCCGTCTAGGTCAAGGTCTTGGTTTGGGTGGTGAATGGTCAGGTGCCGTATTGCTGGCAACTGAAAATGCGCCAGACGGTAAACGCGCATGGTACGGTATGTTCCCACAACTGGGTGCTCCGCTAGGCTTCATTCTGGCCACTGGTTCGTTCCTGACTTTGGGTGCATTCATGTCTGAAGCACAATTCATGCAATGGGGCTGGCGTATTCCGTTCATTTGTAGTTCTTTACTGGTCATCATGGGCTTATGGATTCGTTTGAAACTGCATGAAACTCCTGCATTCCAGAAAGTTCTAAGCAAACAGAAAGAAGTGAATGTGCCATTTGTACAGGTATTTAAAAAGCATTCAGGCATGCTGGTTTTAGGTACCATTGCGGCAATTTGTACTTTCGTGGTGTTCTACCTGACTACAGTATTCGCATTGAACTGGGGTACAACTAAACTGGGTTATAGCCGTGCAGAATTCCTTGAACTGCAACTGATTGCGACTCTATGTTTCGCTGCATTTATTCCATTATCTGCTGTATTTGCTGAAAAATTTGGCCGTAAAACTACTTCAATCGGTGTATGTATTATCTCAGCGATATTCGGTCTGTTCTTTGCAGATATGCTGGAGTCTGGCAGCACTGTGGTCGTATTCCTGTTCCTGTGTATCGGTCTTGCGATTATGGGCTTAACTTATGGTCCAATCGGTACTGTACTGTCTGAAATCTTCCCGACTTCAGTACGTTATACTGGTTCAGCATTGACCTTCAACCTGGCTGGTATTTTCGGTGCATCTTTCGCACCATTGATCGCAACTAAACTGGCAACAGGTTATGGCCTGTATGCAGTAGGATACTACCTGACTGCAGCATCAATTTTGTCACTATTAGCCTTCCTGCTGATTCGTGAAACCAAAAATGATGATGTGAATAACCAGATTTAA
- a CDS encoding metallophosphoesterase, with protein MGNIDSVTFYFYIGMAILALWGISHAWISQSHTQTIHPFKAFTHLLAYYLSYLLIPLFFFSIYAGFNGYYSIHEAIFICLLSGVLCYARFIEPHLIQVKTTRYQINPDKKFDKPVRIALIADLHIGLFSGHERQLKEIVEKLNQQKPDLVVVAGDWTYEPEDKLTEELAVLKEIQAPIYSVNGNHDEQYPGPPIQELLHHALEVNQVIDIEGQIVEFDEFRLLGIGDLWAGKADMRFLPELPQDKPWVILSHNPDTVDMVPQLPTRPLMLSGHTHGGQVELPWLTDYVMKRVSILGHKKGLYRHAHADVFVTVGTGLVGVPFRFRVPPTIDIIELV; from the coding sequence ATGGGGAATATTGATTCCGTGACCTTTTATTTTTATATTGGCATGGCCATTTTAGCGCTGTGGGGAATCTCACACGCTTGGATCAGTCAATCCCATACACAGACCATTCATCCTTTCAAAGCCTTTACCCATTTATTAGCTTATTATCTATCTTACTTGCTGATTCCTTTATTTTTCTTCAGTATTTATGCTGGTTTTAACGGCTATTATTCCATTCACGAGGCAATATTTATTTGTCTGCTCAGTGGAGTACTGTGTTATGCACGATTTATTGAGCCGCATCTGATTCAAGTCAAAACCACACGTTACCAGATTAATCCCGATAAAAAATTTGACAAGCCGGTGCGTATTGCACTGATTGCAGATTTACATATTGGTTTATTTTCCGGTCATGAACGCCAGCTGAAAGAGATTGTTGAAAAGCTGAACCAGCAGAAACCTGACTTGGTAGTTGTGGCAGGGGACTGGACTTATGAACCAGAAGACAAGCTGACTGAAGAACTTGCTGTGCTCAAAGAAATTCAGGCGCCGATATATTCAGTCAATGGCAATCATGATGAACAGTATCCTGGACCTCCTATTCAGGAATTGCTGCATCATGCTTTAGAAGTCAATCAGGTGATCGATATTGAAGGACAGATTGTTGAGTTCGATGAATTTCGTCTGCTTGGGATTGGGGATCTATGGGCTGGTAAGGCGGATATGCGTTTCTTGCCTGAACTGCCGCAGGACAAGCCTTGGGTGATTCTGTCGCATAACCCGGATACGGTGGATATGGTGCCACAATTACCTACACGGCCCTTGATGTTGTCTGGACATACACATGGTGGGCAGGTGGAACTGCCATGGCTTACCGATTATGTGATGAAACGTGTATCGATCTTGGGTCATAAAAAAGGTTTGTACCGTCATGCACATGCTGATGTGTTTGTGACGGTGGGTACAGGACTGGTGGGTGTACCTTTCCGTTTCCGAGTGCCACCAACGATTGATATTATCGAGCTAGTCTAA